From Falco cherrug isolate bFalChe1 chromosome 4, bFalChe1.pri, whole genome shotgun sequence, one genomic window encodes:
- the JAK3 gene encoding tyrosine-protein kinase JAK3 isoform X1: MAPLGEDTPLIGERSCSFSSTETGTLQVYLYHWAPPLHSPPGTTTGILTFTFGEYTAEELCVRAAKACGVLPVCHPLFALATEDLSCWFPPNHLFTVDDSCSQVVVYRIRFLFPNWCGLGQSHRFQLLNDRASPVLDYPVIDYLFAQSRSDFIGGRVEVALSLPRQEECLSLAVLDMLRMAKEKRQSPDEVFSHISYKSCIPESLRCQIQQHSFLTRKRIRHRFHKSLRKISGCQTDRRYLKLKYLLDLERLQRHWAEESFCVRLPGSATAITIHVAGENGISWSCGGSESRQHFCDFPDIADISIKQVSREGSPVENRVVTLTKTDNRVLEVEFPTLREARSFVALIDGYYRLTADAHHYFCKEVAPPRLLEDMENQCHGPISYEFVVNKLKVAGSRPGLYLLRRSPQDFDSYLLTVCAETRSGQDYKRCLIRRDEDGNFWLSGVTRPFCSLRELLGTYGRCGLQAEGARMRLAACCSPLPKEKSNLLIVRSGCPQPPGSPAAPRRSLNQMMFHKIDPQRLTRGENLGQGSFTQIYKGIKRDQEEDGYYQTNVVLKVMDSSHHNCSESFLEAASIMSQLSHKHLVLLHGVSLGKDSIMVQEYVRYGPLDLYLKKKHGEGKVTTSWKLQVAKQLAYALNYLEDKKITHGNVSAKKVLLTREGDVASGSPPFIKLNDPGVSITVLAKDMLVERIPWVAPECLSDPKSLALPADKWSFGATLWEIFSGGNMPVSLLEPQKKLDFYQSCLQLPAPKWTELATLIAQCMDYQPCRRPCFRALIRDLNSLITSDYELLSDVSPMTVTPRDSFWGYEPLTMCQDPTHFEERHLKYISLLGKGNFGSVELCRYDPLGDSTGELVAVKKLQQDSAKELLDFEREIQILHSLQHDFIVQYRGVCYSRGWRGLRLVMEYLPNGCLRDYLQKNQPRLEHRTLLLYAWQICKGMEYLGAQRCVHRDLASRNILVESETHVKIGDFGLAKLLPQDKDYYVVREPGQSPVFWYAPESLTDNVFSRASDIWSFGVLLYELFTYGNKSKSPSEEFLRMMGAEKMAQIICHLLELLKDNQRLPAPAGCPVEVYTLMLSCWAFTPGARPTFGDLAPKIEALKDGRSKARG, from the exons ATGGCCCCGCTGGGCGAGGACACCCCGCTGATCGGGGAGCgctcctgcagcttctcctccaCCGAGACTGGCACCCTCCAGGTGTACCTGTACCACTGGGCACcccccctgcacagcccccccgGCACCACCACCGGCATCCTCACCTTCACCTTCGGCGAGTACACGGCCGAGGAGCTCTGTGTCCGCGCTGCCAAAGCCTGTG GCGTGCTGCCCGTCTGCCACCCACTCTTTGCCCTCGCCACCGAGGACCTCAGCTGCTGGTTCCCCCCCAACCACCTCTTCACCGTGGATGACTCCTGCAGCCAGGTGGTGGTATACAGGATCAG GTTCCTCTTCCCCAACTGGtgcgggctgggacagtcccACCGCTTCCAACTGCTGAACGACCGGGCCAGCCCCGTCCTGGACTACCCTGTCATCGATTACCTGTTTGCCCAG TCCCGCAGCGATTTCATCGGGGGCCGCGTGGAAGTGGCGCTGAGCCTGCCCAGGCAGGAGGAGTGCCTGAGTTTGGCTGTGCTGGACATGCTGCGCATGGCCAAAGAGAAGCGGCAGAGCCCTGACGAGGTCTTCAGCCATATCAG CTACAAGTCCTGCATCCCTGAGTCGCTGCGGTGCCAgatccagcagcacagcttcctCACCCGCAAGCGCATCCGCCACCGCTTCCACAAATCCCTGCGGAAGATCAGCGGCTGCCAGACGGACAGGCGCTACCTGAAGCTCAAGTACCTGCTGGACCTGGAGCGGCTGCAGCGGCACTGGGCAGAGGAAAGTTTCTGTGTCCGcttgcctggctctgccacGGCCATCACCATCCACGTGGCCGGCGAGAATGGCATCTCCTGGAGCTGTGGTGGCTCTGAG AGTCGCCAGCACTTCTGCGACTTCCCCGACATCGCTGACATCAGCATCAAGCAGGTGAGCCGGGAGGGCAGCCCCGTGGAGAACCGCGTGGTCACCCTCACCAAGACGGACAACCGGGTGCTG GAGGTGGAGTTCCCCACGCTGCGGGAAGCCCGCTCCTTCGTGGCTCTTATTGATGGCTACTACCGCCTGACGGCAGATGCCCACCACTACTTCTGCAAGGAGGTGGCCCCCCCCCGGCTCCTGGAGGACATGGAGAACCAATGCCACGGGCCCATCAG CTATGAGTTTGTGGTGAACAAGCTGAAGGTGGCAGGGAGCCGGCCAGGGCTGTACCTGCTGCGCCGCAGCCCGCAGGACTTCGACAGCTACCTGCTGACCGTCTGCGCTGAG ACCCGCTCCGGCCAGGACTACAAGCGCTGCCTGATCCGCAGGGACGAGGACGGGAATTTCTGGCTCTCAGGGGTGACCCGGCCATTCTGCAGCCTGCGGGAGCTGCTGGGCACCTATGGGCGCTgcgggctgcaggcagagggtgCCCGCATGcgcctggctgcctgctgctcaccCCTGCCCAAAG agAAGTCCAACCTGCTGATCGTGCGGAgcggctgcccccagccccccggctcccccgctgccccccgccgcagccTCAACCAGATGATGTTCCACAAGATCGACCCCCAGCGCCTCACACGG GGCGAGAACCTGGGCCAGGGCTCCTTCACCCAGATCTACAAGGGCATCAAGCGGGACCAGGAGGAGGACGGGTACTACCAGACCAACGTGGTGCTCAAGGTCATGGACAGTAGCCACCACAACTGCTCTGAG TCCTTCCTGGAGGCAGCCAGCATCATGAGCCAGCTCTCCCACAAGCACCTGGTCCTGCTGCACGGTGTCAGCCTCGGGAAGGACA GCATCATGGTGCAGGAGTACGTCAGGTACGGGCCCCTGGACCTCTACCTGAAGAAGAAGCATGGCGAGGGCAAGGTGACAACGAGCTGGAAGCTGCAGGTGGCCAAGCAGCTGGCGTACGCCCTCAACTACCTG GAGGACAAGAAGATCACACACGGCAATGTCTCTGCCAAGAAGGTGCTGCTGACCCGGGAGGGGGATGTGGCCAGCGGCAGCCCCCCCTTCATCAAGCTCAATGACCCCGGAGTCAGCATCACCGTCCTGGCCAAGGACA tgcTGGTGGAGCGCATCCCCTGGGTGGCCCCCGAGTGCCTTAGTGACCCCAAGAGCCTGGCGCTGCCGGCTGACAAGTGGAGCTTCGGGGCGACCCTCTGGGAGATCTTCAGTGGTGGCAACATGCCTGTGAGCCTGCTGGAGCCCCAGAAG AAGCTGGATTTCTACcagagctgcctccagctccctgcaccaAAGTGGACGGAGCTGGCCACACTCATCGCCCAGTGCATGGACTACCAGCCCTGCCGGCGGCCCTGCTTCCGCGCCCTCATCCGGGACCTCAACAGCCTCATCACCTCTG ATTATGAGCTGCTCTCAGACGTGTCACCCATGACCGTAACACCCCGGGACAGCTTCTGGGGGTACGAGCCCCTCACCATGTGCCAGGACCCCACGCACTTCGAGGAGCGGCACCTCAAGTACATCTCGTTGCTGGGCAAG GGCAACTTTGGGAGTGTGGAGCTGTGCCGCTACGACCCGCTGGGTGACAGCACGGGCGAGCTCGTGGCGGtgaagaagctgcagcaggattCGGCCAAGGAGCTGCTGGATTTCGAGAGGGAGATCCAGATCCTGCACTCCCTGCAGCACGACTTCATTGTCCAGTACCGGGGGGTGTGCTACAGCCGGG GGTGGCGAGGGCTGCGGCTGGTGATGGAGTACCTGCCCAACGGCTGCTTGCGGGACTACCTGCAGAAGAACCAGCCCCGCCTGGAGCACAGGACCCTGCTCCTCTACGCCTGGCAGATCTGCAAG GGCATGGAGTACCTGGGGGCACAGCGCTGCGTGCACCGGGACCTGGCCAGCAGGAACATCCTGGTGGAGAGCGAGACCCACGTCAAGATCGGGGACTTCGGGCTGGCCAAGCTGCTGCCGCAGGACAAGGACTATTACGTAGTGCGAGAGCCTGGCCAGAGCCCCGTGTTCTG GTACGCGCCTGAGTCCCTGACAGACAACGTCTTCTCCCGAGCATCCGATATCTGGAGCTTCGGGGTCCTCCTCTATGAGCTCTTCACCTATGGCAACAAGAGCAAGAGCCCCTCGGAG GAGTTTCTCCGCATGATGGGCGCCGAGAAGATGGCACAGATCATCTGCCACTTGCTGGAGCTCCTGAAGGACAACCAGCGTCTCCCAGCGCCAGCCGGCTGCCCAGTGGAG GTCTACACGCtgatgctgagctgctgggccTTCACCCCTGGTGCCAGACCCACCTTTGGGGACCTGGCCCCCAAGATTGAGGCGCTGAAGGATGGCCGGAGCAAAGCCCGTGGGTAG
- the JAK3 gene encoding tyrosine-protein kinase JAK3 isoform X2, whose product MAPLGEDTPLIGERSCSFSSTETGTLQVYLYHWAPPLHSPPGTTTGILTFTFGEYTAEELCVRAAKACGVLPVCHPLFALATEDLSCWFPPNHLFTVDDSCSQVVVYRIRFLFPNWCGLGQSHRFQLLNDRASPVLDYPVIDYLFAQSRSDFIGGRVEVALSLPRQEECLSLAVLDMLRMAKEKRQSPDEVFSHISYKSCIPESLRCQIQQHSFLTRKRIRHRFHKSLRKISGCQTDRRYLKLKYLLDLERLQRHWAEESFCVRLPGSATAITIHVAGENGISWSCGGSESRQHFCDFPDIADISIKQEVEFPTLREARSFVALIDGYYRLTADAHHYFCKEVAPPRLLEDMENQCHGPISYEFVVNKLKVAGSRPGLYLLRRSPQDFDSYLLTVCAETRSGQDYKRCLIRRDEDGNFWLSGVTRPFCSLRELLGTYGRCGLQAEGARMRLAACCSPLPKEKSNLLIVRSGCPQPPGSPAAPRRSLNQMMFHKIDPQRLTRGENLGQGSFTQIYKGIKRDQEEDGYYQTNVVLKVMDSSHHNCSESFLEAASIMSQLSHKHLVLLHGVSLGKDSIMVQEYVRYGPLDLYLKKKHGEGKVTTSWKLQVAKQLAYALNYLEDKKITHGNVSAKKVLLTREGDVASGSPPFIKLNDPGVSITVLAKDMLVERIPWVAPECLSDPKSLALPADKWSFGATLWEIFSGGNMPVSLLEPQKKLDFYQSCLQLPAPKWTELATLIAQCMDYQPCRRPCFRALIRDLNSLITSDYELLSDVSPMTVTPRDSFWGYEPLTMCQDPTHFEERHLKYISLLGKGNFGSVELCRYDPLGDSTGELVAVKKLQQDSAKELLDFEREIQILHSLQHDFIVQYRGVCYSRGWRGLRLVMEYLPNGCLRDYLQKNQPRLEHRTLLLYAWQICKGMEYLGAQRCVHRDLASRNILVESETHVKIGDFGLAKLLPQDKDYYVVREPGQSPVFWYAPESLTDNVFSRASDIWSFGVLLYELFTYGNKSKSPSEEFLRMMGAEKMAQIICHLLELLKDNQRLPAPAGCPVEVYTLMLSCWAFTPGARPTFGDLAPKIEALKDGRSKARG is encoded by the exons ATGGCCCCGCTGGGCGAGGACACCCCGCTGATCGGGGAGCgctcctgcagcttctcctccaCCGAGACTGGCACCCTCCAGGTGTACCTGTACCACTGGGCACcccccctgcacagcccccccgGCACCACCACCGGCATCCTCACCTTCACCTTCGGCGAGTACACGGCCGAGGAGCTCTGTGTCCGCGCTGCCAAAGCCTGTG GCGTGCTGCCCGTCTGCCACCCACTCTTTGCCCTCGCCACCGAGGACCTCAGCTGCTGGTTCCCCCCCAACCACCTCTTCACCGTGGATGACTCCTGCAGCCAGGTGGTGGTATACAGGATCAG GTTCCTCTTCCCCAACTGGtgcgggctgggacagtcccACCGCTTCCAACTGCTGAACGACCGGGCCAGCCCCGTCCTGGACTACCCTGTCATCGATTACCTGTTTGCCCAG TCCCGCAGCGATTTCATCGGGGGCCGCGTGGAAGTGGCGCTGAGCCTGCCCAGGCAGGAGGAGTGCCTGAGTTTGGCTGTGCTGGACATGCTGCGCATGGCCAAAGAGAAGCGGCAGAGCCCTGACGAGGTCTTCAGCCATATCAG CTACAAGTCCTGCATCCCTGAGTCGCTGCGGTGCCAgatccagcagcacagcttcctCACCCGCAAGCGCATCCGCCACCGCTTCCACAAATCCCTGCGGAAGATCAGCGGCTGCCAGACGGACAGGCGCTACCTGAAGCTCAAGTACCTGCTGGACCTGGAGCGGCTGCAGCGGCACTGGGCAGAGGAAAGTTTCTGTGTCCGcttgcctggctctgccacGGCCATCACCATCCACGTGGCCGGCGAGAATGGCATCTCCTGGAGCTGTGGTGGCTCTGAG AGTCGCCAGCACTTCTGCGACTTCCCCGACATCGCTGACATCAGCATCAAGCAG GAGGTGGAGTTCCCCACGCTGCGGGAAGCCCGCTCCTTCGTGGCTCTTATTGATGGCTACTACCGCCTGACGGCAGATGCCCACCACTACTTCTGCAAGGAGGTGGCCCCCCCCCGGCTCCTGGAGGACATGGAGAACCAATGCCACGGGCCCATCAG CTATGAGTTTGTGGTGAACAAGCTGAAGGTGGCAGGGAGCCGGCCAGGGCTGTACCTGCTGCGCCGCAGCCCGCAGGACTTCGACAGCTACCTGCTGACCGTCTGCGCTGAG ACCCGCTCCGGCCAGGACTACAAGCGCTGCCTGATCCGCAGGGACGAGGACGGGAATTTCTGGCTCTCAGGGGTGACCCGGCCATTCTGCAGCCTGCGGGAGCTGCTGGGCACCTATGGGCGCTgcgggctgcaggcagagggtgCCCGCATGcgcctggctgcctgctgctcaccCCTGCCCAAAG agAAGTCCAACCTGCTGATCGTGCGGAgcggctgcccccagccccccggctcccccgctgccccccgccgcagccTCAACCAGATGATGTTCCACAAGATCGACCCCCAGCGCCTCACACGG GGCGAGAACCTGGGCCAGGGCTCCTTCACCCAGATCTACAAGGGCATCAAGCGGGACCAGGAGGAGGACGGGTACTACCAGACCAACGTGGTGCTCAAGGTCATGGACAGTAGCCACCACAACTGCTCTGAG TCCTTCCTGGAGGCAGCCAGCATCATGAGCCAGCTCTCCCACAAGCACCTGGTCCTGCTGCACGGTGTCAGCCTCGGGAAGGACA GCATCATGGTGCAGGAGTACGTCAGGTACGGGCCCCTGGACCTCTACCTGAAGAAGAAGCATGGCGAGGGCAAGGTGACAACGAGCTGGAAGCTGCAGGTGGCCAAGCAGCTGGCGTACGCCCTCAACTACCTG GAGGACAAGAAGATCACACACGGCAATGTCTCTGCCAAGAAGGTGCTGCTGACCCGGGAGGGGGATGTGGCCAGCGGCAGCCCCCCCTTCATCAAGCTCAATGACCCCGGAGTCAGCATCACCGTCCTGGCCAAGGACA tgcTGGTGGAGCGCATCCCCTGGGTGGCCCCCGAGTGCCTTAGTGACCCCAAGAGCCTGGCGCTGCCGGCTGACAAGTGGAGCTTCGGGGCGACCCTCTGGGAGATCTTCAGTGGTGGCAACATGCCTGTGAGCCTGCTGGAGCCCCAGAAG AAGCTGGATTTCTACcagagctgcctccagctccctgcaccaAAGTGGACGGAGCTGGCCACACTCATCGCCCAGTGCATGGACTACCAGCCCTGCCGGCGGCCCTGCTTCCGCGCCCTCATCCGGGACCTCAACAGCCTCATCACCTCTG ATTATGAGCTGCTCTCAGACGTGTCACCCATGACCGTAACACCCCGGGACAGCTTCTGGGGGTACGAGCCCCTCACCATGTGCCAGGACCCCACGCACTTCGAGGAGCGGCACCTCAAGTACATCTCGTTGCTGGGCAAG GGCAACTTTGGGAGTGTGGAGCTGTGCCGCTACGACCCGCTGGGTGACAGCACGGGCGAGCTCGTGGCGGtgaagaagctgcagcaggattCGGCCAAGGAGCTGCTGGATTTCGAGAGGGAGATCCAGATCCTGCACTCCCTGCAGCACGACTTCATTGTCCAGTACCGGGGGGTGTGCTACAGCCGGG GGTGGCGAGGGCTGCGGCTGGTGATGGAGTACCTGCCCAACGGCTGCTTGCGGGACTACCTGCAGAAGAACCAGCCCCGCCTGGAGCACAGGACCCTGCTCCTCTACGCCTGGCAGATCTGCAAG GGCATGGAGTACCTGGGGGCACAGCGCTGCGTGCACCGGGACCTGGCCAGCAGGAACATCCTGGTGGAGAGCGAGACCCACGTCAAGATCGGGGACTTCGGGCTGGCCAAGCTGCTGCCGCAGGACAAGGACTATTACGTAGTGCGAGAGCCTGGCCAGAGCCCCGTGTTCTG GTACGCGCCTGAGTCCCTGACAGACAACGTCTTCTCCCGAGCATCCGATATCTGGAGCTTCGGGGTCCTCCTCTATGAGCTCTTCACCTATGGCAACAAGAGCAAGAGCCCCTCGGAG GAGTTTCTCCGCATGATGGGCGCCGAGAAGATGGCACAGATCATCTGCCACTTGCTGGAGCTCCTGAAGGACAACCAGCGTCTCCCAGCGCCAGCCGGCTGCCCAGTGGAG GTCTACACGCtgatgctgagctgctgggccTTCACCCCTGGTGCCAGACCCACCTTTGGGGACCTGGCCCCCAAGATTGAGGCGCTGAAGGATGGCCGGAGCAAAGCCCGTGGGTAG
- the B3GNT3 gene encoding LOW QUALITY PROTEIN: N-acetyllactosaminide beta-1,3-N-acetylglucosaminyltransferase 3 (The sequence of the model RefSeq protein was modified relative to this genomic sequence to represent the inferred CDS: inserted 2 bases in 1 codon; deleted 1 base in 1 codon), whose amino-acid sequence MLCPGMGHLSVVDARGFAASSGAKPTPHLLQSMSLWCHRLELWGLVTVGLLGLCYLLCYNDQLWSSMAPQHSTPPSPQVTPSLPPLRVLPSPAPCMANTSXHNISGFTKLPGHVQDFMRYQHCRSFPVLLSIPGKCGGPQGSSSIFLLLAIKSSPVNYERREVIRKTWGQERTFEGAFIRRVFLVGVAPRARDAKKLNQLLRLEQREHGDVLQWDFRDTFFNLTLKQVLFHTWLVEHCPGVRFIFNGDDDVFVNTDNVVRFAMATQGAQEQHLMVGQLFVNNSPVRLQRSKYFVPMQLLASRRYPPYCGGSGMLMSGFTARVISRESQDIRLFPIDDVYLGMCLEKAGLLPASHAGIRTMGVGVQANEDSFDPCYYRELMLVHRFVPYEVAVMWQAIHEPQLLCGRRVSIF is encoded by the exons ATGCTGTGCCCTGGCATGGGGCATCTCTCTGTTGTGGATGCCCGCGGGTTTGCGGCGTCGAGTGGTGCCAAACCCACTCCCCATCTCTTGCAGAGCATGTCCCTGTGGTGCCACAGGCTGGAGCTGTGGGGTCTGGTCACCGTGGGGCTCCTGGGCCTCTGCTACCTGCTCTGCTACAATGACCAGCTGTGGTCCAGCATGGCCCCTCAGCACAGCACCCCCCCTAGCCCCCAGGTgacccccagcctccccccgcTCCGGGttctgccctctcctgccccatGCATGGCCAACACCTC GCACAACATCTCCGGCTTCACCAAGCTGCCTGGCCATGTGCAGGACTTCATGCGG TACCAGCACTGCCGGTCCTTCCCAGTACTGCTCAGCATCCCCGGCAAGTGCGGGGGGCCCCAGGGGTcctccagcatcttcctcctcttGGCCATTAAGTCCTCACCGGTGAACTACGAGCGGCGGGAGGTGATCCGTAAGAcctgggggcaggagaggaCCTTTGAAGGAGCCTTCATCCGCCGAGTCTTCCTGGTGGGGGTAGCCCCGCGTGCCCGGGATGCCAAGAAGCTCAACCAGCTGCTGCGGCTGGAGCAGCGGGAGCACGGGGACGTGCTGCAGTGGGACTTCAGGGACACCTTCTTCAACCTGACGCTGAAGCAGGTGCTTTTCCACACCTGGCTGGTGGAGCACTGCCCCGGTGTCCGCTTCATCTTCAATGGGGATGATGACGTCTTCGTCAACACTGACAACGTTGTTCGCTTCGCAATGGCCACCCAGGGTGCCCAGGAGCAACACCTCATGGTGGGGCAGCTCTTTGTTAACAACAGCCCCGTCCGGCTCCAGCGCAGCAAGTACTTTGTGCCCATGCAGCTCCTGGCTTCCAGGCGGTACCCACCCTACTGTGGCGGCAGTGGGATGCTCATGTCCGGCTTCACTGCCCGCGTCATCTCCCGGGAATCACAGGACATCAGGCTCTTCCCCATCGATGACGTCTACCTGGGCATGTGTTTGGagaaggcagggctgctgcctgcttcccaCGCTGGCATCCGGACCATGGGTGTGGGGGTGCAAGCCAACGAAGACTCCTTCGATCCCTGCTACTACCGGGAGCTGATGCTGGTGCACCGCTTCGTGCCCTATGAGGTGGCGGTGATGTGGCAGGCCATCCACgagccccagctgctctgtggcagGAGGGTGAGCATCTTCTAG
- the SLC5A5 gene encoding sodium/iodide cotransporter produces the protein MRKPAQPHTYVPLCAGGGRRGGGGGGGGSLPHPAVSLRCPSSPEPRSLGARCALEQLDPPLPLSSRCGQGTRSLTALGCTGAAVPWPSCPCHNIPVLRPPAVSLSPCRCLAGGSPSAVATLAPAGSPEVWVPERLTFSLWDYGVFGLMLLISTGIGLFHGLAKGGQKTSEDFFTGGRQMSALPVGLSLSASFMSAIQVLGVPAEAYRYGAKFLWMCLGQLLNTLLTAQLFLPVFYRLGLTSTYEYLERRFSRGVRLCGTLQYVVATMLYTGIVIYAPALILNQVTGLDIWASLLSTGAICTFYTTIGGMKAVIWTDVFQVFVMLSGFIAIIIRGVLLVGGPARVLGIATNGSRVNFGDFNPDPRSRYTVWTFLLGGTLVWLSMYGVNQAQVQRYVACRTEREARMALLVNQVGLFSIVSSAVACGLVMFALYKDCDPLLAGYISAPDQYMPYLVLDIFETSPGVPGLFLACAYSGTLSTASTSINAMAAVTVEDLIKPRLPTQSPQRLTLISKGLSLIYGTSCITVAALASLLGGGVLQGSFTVMGVISGPLLGAFVLGMFLPMCSTAGVLGGLGAGFAFSFWVAVGGTLYPPSAATMGVLPSSVAHCPLRNHTAAGNRTGLLGPPPTPTKPPALPRPAIVGDFYAISYLYYGALGTLTTVVAGVLLSSLPGLTKQRQLPPGVLWWDITKQMSSVSPMGARTPGEEPPGKAEAPLMLLERRDGEGGPSRAPPESSTTTDRLLQETHV, from the exons ATGAGgaagccagcccagccccacacctACGTGCCAC TTTGTGCTGGTGGTGGccgacggggggggggggggggggggggaggatcGCTCCCGCACCCTGCTGTGAGCCTCAGGTGCCCGTCATCCCCGGAGCCACGGAGCCTCGGTGCCCGGTGCGCTCTGGAGCAGCTGGACCCGCCGCTGCCGCTCTCCTCTCGGTGCGGGCAAGGAACCAGGAG TTTGACCGCCCTCGGATGTACTGGTGCTGCCGTGCCCTGGCCTAGCTGTCCGTGCCACAACATCCCCGTGCTGCGGCCCCCTGCCGTGTCTCTGTCCCCCTGCaggtgcctggctgggggctcCCCCTCTGCGGTCGCCACGCTGGCCCCGGCGGGGAGCCCGGAGGTGTGGGTGCCGGAGCGGCTCACCTTCAGCCTCTGGGACTACGGGGTCTTCGGGCTGATGCTGTTGATCTCCACCGGCATCGGGCTCTTCCACGGCCTTGCCAAAGGCGGCCAGAAAACCTCGGAGGATTTTTTCACGGGGGGACGACAGATGTCGGCGCTGCCCGTGGGGCTCTCACTCTCAGCCAGCTTCATGTCAGCCATCCAGGTGCTGGGGGTGCCGGCGGAGGCGTACCGGTACGGAGCCAAATTCCTCTGGATGTGTCTGGGGCAGCTGCTCAACACGCTGCTCACCGCCCAGCTCTTCCTCCCTGTCTTCTACCGCCTGGGGCTCACCAGCACCTATGAG TACCTAGAGCGGCGGTTCAGCAGAGGCGTCCGGCTGTGCGGGACCCTGCAGTACGTGGTGGCCACG ATGCTGTATACAGGGATCGTCATCTACGCCCCTGCCCTGATCCTCAACCAAG tGACTGGTCTGGACATCTGGGCATCCCTGCTCTCCACCGGAGCCATCTGCACCTTCTACACCACCATA GGCGGGATGAAGGCTGTCATCTGGACAGACGTCTTCCAGGTCTTTGTGATGCTCTCCGGCTTCATCGCCATCATCATCCggggggtgctgctggtggggggtcctgccagggtgctgggcaTCGCCACCAATGGCTCCAGGGTGAACTTTGGCGA ctTCAATCCCGACCCGCGGAGCCGGTACACGGTGTGGACCTTCCTGCTGGGCGGCACGCTGGTCTGGCTCTCCATGTACGGTGTCAACCAGGCCCAGGTCCAGCGCTACGTGGCCTGCAGGACCGAGAGGGAGGCCAGGAT GGCACTGCTGGTGAATCAAGTGGGGCTCTTCAGCATCGTCTCCAGTGCGGTGGCCTGTGGCCTGGTGATGTTTGCGCTGTACAAGGACTGCGACCCCCTCCTGGCTGGCTACATCTCAGCCCCCGACCAG TACATGCCCTACCTGGTCCTTGACATCTTCGAGACGTCCCCGGGGGTGCCGGGTCTGTTCCTGGCCTGTGCCTACAGCGGGACCCTCAG CACGGCCTCCACCAGCATCAATGCCATGGCAGCCGTCACCGTAGAGGACCTCATCAAGCCCCGGCTGCCCACGCAGTCACCGCAGAGGCTGACCCTCATCTCCAAGGGGCTGT CACTCATCTACGGCACCTCGTGCATCACAGTGGCTGCTCTGGCCTCGCTGCTGGGTGGCGGTGTGCTGCAG GGCTCCTTCACCGTCATGGGGGTGATCAGCGGCCCGCTGCTGGGCGCCTTCGTCCTGGGCATGTTCCTGCCCATGTGCAGCACAGCC GGcgtgctgggggggctgggcgCTGGCTTCGCCTTCTCTTTCTGGGTGGCGGTGGGGGGCACCCTGTACCCCCCCAGCGCCGCCACCATGGGGGTGCTGCCCTCCTCTGTGGCCCACTGCCCACTCCGCAaccacactgctgctgggaaCCGCACCGGCCTGCTGGGACCCCCGCCCACCCCCACCAAACCCCCGGCACTGCCACG GCCAGCCATTGTGGGTGACTTCTACGCCATCTCATACTTGTACTACGGGGCGCTGGGGACCCTCACCACGGTGGTGGCGGGGGTCCTGCTCAGCTCCTTGCCAG GGCTGACCAAGCAGCGGCAGCTGCCCCcaggtgtgctgtggtgggacaTCACAAAGCAGATGTCCTCAGTGTCCCCCATGGGGGCCAGGACCCCTGGGGAGGAACCCCCGGGCAAGGCCGAAGCCCCCCTGATGCTGTTGGAGAGGCGGGACGGGGAGGGCGGCCCCTCCCGGGCCCCCCCCGAGTCCAGCACCACCACTGACCGGCTGCTGCAGGAGACCCACGtgtag